The genome window TTTAAATTTGGTACAAGCCCAGCATCTGTTATTGGTGGGACAAGCATATCAGGATTTTCCAGATCCCTCATAATATCTCTTGGCCCCTTATCCACCCCTCCCGCACCATCTTTCCGAATAGGCTGCGGAACATAAGAATAGCCCTCTGGCATGTTCTCCAATGATTCACCTCTTCATAAAGAAATCGTTATTTAAAAATGTATGGATTCATTACTTGAATTATTCTTTTCTTGTAAGGATGGACTGTTCTGTTCACGAAATAGAACCACTCAGTGTTGAAAAAATAATGACTTGTTTCCCCTTTAATTCAATCTCTCTCTTTTTTCATGCCTATATTAATCGCTACTTTTTGAGATGCTGTATTACCAATTGGAATAAGGGATATCATCTTATTTAAAGATAATTCTTTTTCGCCATATTCTCTCAAAGCTTTCGCCACTTCTGTTGCATAACCCATACCCAAAAAATTTGGTGCAATCCAATAGTCTATTTCGATTTGTTCTTCCTCAATAATTCTTTGAGGGACAAGTCCTGCATGTCCAATTCGTTCGTTGGTTTCTTTTAATTCAATTATTTTTAATCCATATGCCTCATTCTTTTCATAAGTAATGATGCTGAGGCTTTTACTTCTCCAAATCTACTAATATGTTATAATTTCTTTAACATATATTAGGTGGTTTTAAAAAGATGTATATCTTGATTATAGTCGTGTCTTCTTTAATGAAGATCGGTTGAGTCTACTCAATCTAGGTTTAGAAGCACCCTTGTGGACAAGAATTTTAATAAGAAAAGGTCATAAATTGTAAGGAGAATATCGAATAATGAAAGATAGTAATTTATTCAGAGATGATTTTATTATTATTACTGGAGGCCCCGGTTCTGGTAAAACGACTTTGTTGAATGAAATACAAAAAAATGACTATAACTACGTTCCTGAAGTCGCAAGGGATATCATTCAAACACAGATTTCTTCCGAAGGTGATGCTCTGCCTTGGAAAAATGTAAAAAAATATCGAGATCTAATGTTAGATAAATCCATAGAAAGTTATATTTCAGCATTGATGAACCCTCAAAAACACCCCCTATTTTTTGATAGAGGCATCCCAGATACTCTTGCCTATACACGCTTAATTAACATTCCGATTTCAGAGAACCTTGAATCTGCAATTAAAAAGTACAAGTATAATAAGAAAGTGTTTATTTTACCCCCTTGGAAAGAAATATACAAAACCGATTCTGAAAGAAAACAGGATTTTGAAGATGCTGTAGCAACTTATAAAATCATGTTTGAAACTTATAAACATCTTGGTTATGAACTTATTGAGGTACCCAAAATGAAAGTCGAAGAAAGGGCAAGCTTTATAATTAAAAATGTAGTAAATTGCTCAAGCATCTTATAGTAATACCTTGGAGAGTCATGTAAGTCACCTACACCGCCTACTGCCATCAGTAATATAGCCTCGATACCGTATTGAGCCATTTTTATCCCAACAACCATTTCGGCACGTATTTCTTTGATTGCGTTAACCATAAAGGAGTGGTTTGGCGTTAGGTTCTGTAGGAGCAGATAGAATCTTTACTAACAACTTAGAAGCTATGTCAATACTGGTTGCATATATTTTCTTTATTAGTGGATTGATAGCCTTTGTTTTAAATGTTGCAAAGTTATCTAGAATTGATTGAACTTAGTGTTACTTTATTGCAACGCTTTTCTTAATGTTGCTGCACTTTATCTTTCGGAGAGCGTCCTTAATTGCACAAGGATGCTCTTTCTTTATAAAAATTCTTTTGTTGGCATTTGTAAATCTAAAAGTTGCATACAAGAATCTATTCCTCTAAATAAAGGTTAGCGCAACAGGAAGAGTGGCACTTTTCGCAGAACTTATAGCGGGACTCGATCAGTTAATCCATTTTTATGAACAAAGCCTTGCCCGGGGTCATGACATATTGATCAGCATTTAGTAAAACCGCATCAAATATTAAACTGTACCCTCTCGAGAGACTTTTTTAAAGTGTCTACTCGAGAGGGTACAGTATACTATAGGATAGACTTTTTTCAAAGTGTCTATCTTATAGGGTACAGTTTAATGATTACACAATGGGGATTTTTTTATAATCTACCTAAACACGTAATATAAAATTGCTTTCAAGTATCTTTTTTGACAATTTCAAATAAGTTTTTTAATCCTGTTTCCAACTCTTCGTATGTTGCATAGGCATACGATAATCGAATATGCTGGGTATCTTGTGGATTATAGATATAACCGGGGTTAATGAGGACTTGTCGTTGCAATAGTTTGATAAATAACTCTTTATCAACGATTGGTTCATGAAACTTTAGCCAAATATAGAAGCCACCTTTTGGCTTATACCA of Lysinibacillus agricola contains these proteins:
- a CDS encoding GNAT family N-acetyltransferase; the encoded protein is MWRSKSLSIITYEKNEAYGLKIIELKETNERIGHAGLVPQRIIEEEQIEIDYWIAPNFLGMGYATEVAKALREYGEKELSLNKMISLIPIGNTASQKVAINIGMKKERD
- a CDS encoding AAA family ATPase; translated protein: MKDSNLFRDDFIIITGGPGSGKTTLLNEIQKNDYNYVPEVARDIIQTQISSEGDALPWKNVKKYRDLMLDKSIESYISALMNPQKHPLFFDRGIPDTLAYTRLINIPISENLESAIKKYKYNKKVFILPPWKEIYKTDSERKQDFEDAVATYKIMFETYKHLGYELIEVPKMKVEERASFIIKNVVNCSSIL